From the Cyanobium sp. M30B3 genome, the window TGCGGCCTGATCCAGAGCTCCAGCTCCTCCGCCAGGGGTTCCGGCGGGGGCAGGGCCACCACCCCGGAGCCGCGCCAGGGGGCGTGATCGAGGAGGGAGCCGGCGGCAGGCAGCAGCAGACGCCCCTGGCCCAGGCCTTTGATCAGGGCCTCCGCTGTCCCCTGCGGCTCCAGCTCCAGCTCCAGCCAGTCCAGCTGCGCCAGCGCCGCTGCCAGTCGCTCCGAGCCAGATGCGGGCAGGAGAAAGCGGGGCAGCCCGGGCGTCTGGACGCCGCGGCCAGCCAGCTGATCGCGGTGCGCCAGCAGCAGCAGGGGCCGGCTGCCAAGGGCAATCCGCCGCCAGCTGCCAGCCAGTAGCGGCGCCAGCTCGTGCTCCCTGGCGCCAGCAGCGCCTGGCCCAGCATCACCGTGGACACTGGTCCGCAGCCCAGCGGCCAGCAGCAGCCCAGCGCCGCCGCCCGCTTCCAGCTCCTGCTCCTGGCATTGCCACAGGTCTGGCCCCAGCGGCAGGCGACAGCCCGCAGGGAGCAGGTCGGCCTGCAGGGGTCCGCAGCCAATGCGCAGGGGCGGTTCACCGCCGGTCGTTGGATGGTTGATGGCGCAAACCAGCCCTGGTGCTGGAGTCGGGATCGAAATCCTGCAGCGCATTGCATCGAATACGCAGCCTTCAACTGACAGCGACGGAAAATCCACCCAGGGCCAGGGCAGGGCTGACATTCGCTGCGGCGCTGCAAACACTGCAGAAGGTTTGCTGCCACTGCAGTGCGCTGCCACCTCATGATCGGCGCGGCGTCCAGTGGTCGCACCACTGCCGCCCGGTTTGTTGCCGACGCGATCCAACGCCGCGATGGGCTCGTGCCCATCTACATCTCCAGCAGCGAGATCCGCTGGGAGCTGTACGGCTCACGCCGGGTCGATAGTCCCTGGGCTGCGATTGAGGCACGCATCCGTGAGCGGCTGTGGGCTGCGCTGCAGGCCGGACAGCCGGTGGTGCTTGATGCCACCTACACCAGACGCCAGTACCGGCTGGCGATCACCCAGGCCCTCGATCTGCCCCTGCCTGTGGAGTGGGTGGGCTGGTGGCTCGATACCCCCAGAAACCTCTGCCTGCAGTGGAACCGCCAGCGGCAGCACCCCATCGCTGAATCGGTGATCGAAGAGCACTGCGCCCAGCTGCTGCAGGCCACCGGTGCACCGCAACGGCGGGAGGGGTTTGCGGCGGTGGTGCGGCTGGAAACGCGCCACTGGAGCGACCTGGGGGCCTTCATCCACAGCGAGTACGGCCAGCTGGAGGCCCGTATCCAGGCCGGTGCCCTGCGCGAGGGGGGCTACGCGTTGCACGGCTACTCCAGGCTGCTGGATCTCGAGCGGCTCCTCTACCTCATCGCGCTGCAAAGTCGCTATCCCCAACTGACAGCGACGGGGGCCGCCCGCGATCCAGAGCTGCTCCAGCTGCTCTCACCCCTGCCCGCCGGCGGCACCGCCCAGCTGGCAGCAGCCCTGCTGGAGGCGCTGCATGGCCGCTGCTACGGCGATCCCCTGGCGGTGGCGGCCGATCTGGAGTGGCTGGATCAGCAGGGCTTCTCCAGCCGATCGAGCCACCACTGCGCAGAAGGCAGCGCGCCATTGCCGCCGGTGCAGCCGCCCCCCTGGCCAGCGGCGCTTCCCCGGCCATTGGGCGGACTGCCGGCCCTGGCGGAGCGGCAGCGCTTCTCGCGCACCTTCTCGCTGCTGCGGCACCTGATCCACCACCCCGGCGACCGGCAGCCGGGCATGCGGATCGATGAACACCTGGCCGCCACGCTCAACCGCCAGTACCCGGAGGCCGAGCCGTGGCGGCCGAGGGAGGTGCATGAGCTGATCACCACCACCCTCACGCCCTATGGCTTCCGGCTGCCGGGCTGCAGCGGCAAGCAGGGCTACACCCTGGGGCTGGCGCTGCTCAGCCGCCAGCAGCTGCTGGAGGTGCACCGGCTGCTGGAGCGGCAGAGCCGCCATCACGGTGATCCGGGGGCTGAGGGGCTGAGCAGGGAACTGGCCGCCCGGCTGAGCAGCTGCGGGATCGCGTTGCCCCGTCCCCAGAGCAGCGGCAAGGGGCAGGGCCAACGCCGGGCGCTGCACAGCCAGCTGGAGCAGGCCATCGCCGCCCACCAGCGGTTGCAACTCAGCCGCTTTGACCTCGATCCCGGCCAGGCGGTAGAGCTGTGCGGCTGGCCCCTGCAGCTGCTGCACCAGCGGGAGCGCTGGTGGTTGCTGCTGGAGCACGACCACATCGGCCACACCTGCGGCCTGCTGGCCGCCATCCCGATTGCCCAGCTGCGCTGGCAGGGGATCCGCGACAGCCGCGGCCGGGATCCTCTGCGCCACGGCCAGGCGCTGCGCTGGGCTGAACGGCTGCGCCAGCTCTGCGCCGGCCTGGAGCTGGGCCCCGACCAGCAGGCCCAGCAGGCACTGCTCCAGGCCAGGGCGGCGGAACGTAAGGCCCTGCTGCAGACCGTGAAGCTGCGCTGCACGGCAGCGGTGATGGCCGAGATCCAGCAGGAG encodes:
- a CDS encoding AAA family ATPase, with product MIGAASSGRTTAARFVADAIQRRDGLVPIYISSSEIRWELYGSRRVDSPWAAIEARIRERLWAALQAGQPVVLDATYTRRQYRLAITQALDLPLPVEWVGWWLDTPRNLCLQWNRQRQHPIAESVIEEHCAQLLQATGAPQRREGFAAVVRLETRHWSDLGAFIHSEYGQLEARIQAGALREGGYALHGYSRLLDLERLLYLIALQSRYPQLTATGAARDPELLQLLSPLPAGGTAQLAAALLEALHGRCYGDPLAVAADLEWLDQQGFSSRSSHHCAEGSAPLPPVQPPPWPAALPRPLGGLPALAERQRFSRTFSLLRHLIHHPGDRQPGMRIDEHLAATLNRQYPEAEPWRPREVHELITTTLTPYGFRLPGCSGKQGYTLGLALLSRQQLLEVHRLLERQSRHHGDPGAEGLSRELAARLSSCGIALPRPQSSGKGQGQRRALHSQLEQAIAAHQRLQLSRFDLDPGQAVELCGWPLQLLHQRERWWLLLEHDHIGHTCGLLAAIPIAQLRWQGIRDSRGRDPLRHGQALRWAERLRQLCAGLELGPDQQAQQALLQARAAERKALLQTVKLRCTAAVMAEIQQELGRFHPGCVRLAPPLPGDPWWPSTSPSCCLRAELDASHPYPMELDLPPWVITGAQDLQRWLFSWGAGLSIEAPAALQGERLRWLAAQQPAKVEQFRAQVQFNALVRDPPAKQSKRQRIRKRIGPSASNRGRSQ